ATTTGATTTGGCTTGAGCTAACATATCGATTAAATCTGGAACTTTCATAACAAGAGCATATCTTCTTTCACCAGGTCGGGTCAAAATATCCTGAACAAAAATTGTTTTTACATTTTGAAACTCAGGTAACTGCTCGTCTTTCCTGATAAGTGCCGTAACCAAAATAGCCGAGGAATTTCCAGCAACTTCAAATAGGGAAGGTGCCTCATTTACAGCTACTTCTGAAATTGTAGGATTGAAGTCCGCATAACGAGGCAAAAAGTATACAAAGAAATTTTGCTCAGTTTCCTGCACGAGACTTATCTTTTCTGTTAGTTGAATTTGTCGATCTACAACTATGCTAGTGCCTAGAATCGGATTTTCGTAGGCGGCTTTCGTTGCTTTTTTAATCATCCAACCGTAGGCAGCTTTTACGGCAAGATCACTCGTAAGAAAATAACGCCTCTCCCATTTACGAAAAATATGATTTCCAAAAGCGGGAGTATCTAACCACAATTGTTTGAGTGCCGATAGAAAATCAAATTCATACCAAGGTGTTTGTCTGATGAAATTTACATAGTCCAATGTTATTTTAGCTTGTAAAATATCTTCACCAGTCATTGTTTCACTTGGTTTCGTATCGGTAATACGACCGATCATTACTTCGTATATTGCCTTTGCACCATATTCAACAGTAGTACTTGTTGCAATGACTAGGATCATCACATGATAACCAATATTAAGTTCATAATTTCCTTTAATTTGATCATAAACAATATAGTAAGATTTCCATAATTGTTCGACATGACTCCAAAATGGAAATGTGGTCGATGTTCTGGAACTTAAATAGCGAGCTTCCTCAGCAGGACTATGGACAAGGAACCATTCAGGAAATGTGAGAAAAGTTTGATCACCCGGACGAATATGTTCCTTAGGAGTAAGGATTTTCGAACTGTTTACCAACCATTGTTTTGGTGTTTTCTCCAGGTAATTGGTCGTTGATGTTTTTTGATTCCAGATCAGAAAACTTAAAGTAAAAGAGATTAGAGTTGTTATGATTAGTCTTATCATTTTGTTACCTTACTAAATACCATAAGAACATTATCAGATGGATCATTTTTTTGTGTTAAACGTGCGTCGTCAGAAACAAAACCTTGTTTGGATAATATCTCCACCCATTCAGCAATACTGCGAAATTTTTTAAACTCTGCCGTTTCAAATTCCCAAGTTTCTTTCAGACCTGCGTTAAAAATTGTATGTATCAATGACACAAAACGGAACATTTCTGGATCTTTTACGTCGTGATCTCGCAGTATAAATTTTCCATTGTACTTTAAGACTCTATGAATTGAATCAATAAATGGAATTAATCGGTCCGGTGTTATGTGGTGTAACCCTATCAAACAAGTAACAACTTCAAAACTGTTTTCAGGAATATCTCGAGAAATCGGTTCATAATTTGAAAGAGGATAAAATTTTCCAATTTTAGCCAACCCTCCTCGCTCCATTATATCGGGGGGGCTATTCGTTGGAGGAAGTGAGTTGATTAAAGCGATAGGACCTGAGACTTTTACTGATTTTTTAAGTTCGCTGATATATCGGCCTGTTGATCCGATTTCAAGATAACCATCAATTTTTTGCGGTTGGCCTAGTAATGTTAAAATTTGTGAAGTTAATTCCCGCTTCTGCTTAAACAAGGCAGGCAGAGAATAAGTCAGATCTCCTAAAAGAGGTTTAACTGATGATAAATTAGCAATGATTTTTTTATAAATCTCTTCATCCGTTGCACTTTCCATTGTCAGATCGTAAATCAGTTTGAAAAATTTATCCTCTGGATATAGATGAAAGATTTCTTGGAGAAAACTATATACTTTATCACTCCAAAGTATGTCAGAAAGAACTATGCTAAAATTTGTTTTAGGCAAAACTGTTTTTCGTTTTTCTGCAAAATAATTATCCCAAATCACATTTCTAAATTTAAAGGAAGGATCGATTTTTTTCTTTAAATCGAATAATTTCTGATAATTAGGAAATGCTTTTTCAAATATATCTTTTGATGCGTGGGTTTGATAAGGTAAATAATAGGTTCCACCACAATTGATAGCAGCTTTCATTAACTCTCTAGTCCAAACAGCAACAGACAGTTTGTCACTTTCGTTTACTCTTTGTTTGTAATAGAGAACGAATGCAAAAGTTTCGCTTCGAGCCCAAGATAAATATGTTTCGGTATCTGCTTTCGCGTGTCGAACGGAGATATTCACCATGTTGACTTTATGCCTTGTTAATATATCTTTCATCTGATCGGAATAGAGATCAAATTTTTCATAGGGAATAAAGTATTCTTGTAAAACATAGGTTGATTTTTCGCGAGCGGCGGGTTCAAGCTCTAAGACATCATACCCTGCCTCATAGTTTCTCCAATGTACTTTTTTGAAAAAGAATAACAATGGATCGATAACATATTCTCTTCGCCATTTTCCCCAGGGAGATTCGGTGAAATCCCAGAAAAAATATCTATGAAATGGATAGGATTCTCTGAGTGGCATAAACCTGGATTTAACAGTGGGTTTGTCGAGCGTAAATTCCCAATTGACTGCTCTAATATTTTTATATTTTGGCGGGTAAATATCTGCATTATGAAAAATAACTTTTTTATCTTCTCTGACGGAATATTTAAAAAAGTGAAAATAGTTTTCCTTTTTCATTTTTTTGCTAATTTGTTTTACTTTGATATTGTCATCTAACTCTAAATTAGCGCTAACAATTATGCCAATGGAATTGTAACCACCAATAGCTGCACAAAATAGGTCGTAGTTTTCATTTCGACTAGCGGTGATTAATTGGCCATCAGCAAGTAGAAGTTTAATGGATCGGACTGATAAAACAACAGGACCTAACCCCATATATCTTCCATGACAATTCACACTGAGTGCCCCTCCAATTGTAAAATTGGCGTAAGTTTGCATAATCTTTACGGAAAGATTATCTTTATCTATGTAATGTTGGATATCGCACCAGCGGATACCGGCTTCAACTTCTATCCATTTCTCAGAATGGTTGTAATCAATTATTTGGTTCAATCTTCGCATATCAATGTGTGTCGTGCCGGGGCTTGCAGTTTGGCCTCCCATGCTAAATCGTCCACCGCCAACAGAGATAGGGCCAGAGGTTGATTTCACAAATTCAACTAACTCATAGATCGTTTTCGGTCTAAATACAGAACTTACTATTATCGGGTTTAGTCGTGTTACATCATTGATGATAACCTCACCCGATTTAAGATGAGGAATTTTTGATCCATCATCATTTTTGTAATAATCAATATCTTGGCCGGGAGCGGATCCGTATTGATTTTCGGTTGGGTTCCCTTTCTTTAAGGCAAGGAGATAGAAAATATATGTTGGTCCGAGGAGGGGCACAAAAAGGAAAAAAAGATTCTTTCCCGATTTCCCAATATCATGAAATCTTTTAGCGGATACCGCGCAAACACCCCATAACATTAGAGGATACACGATCCAGGTTCCAGTGAGCCCGAAAAAATAATTCAAAGATTGAAAGAATATATAGAAATTGGACCACATAAAAAGGGAAGCGATCCAATAGGTTGAGCGATTGATTCTTCCTTTATAGTTTAATAATAAATAGGTGACTGGTAAAATCTGTTTGAATTGCAAAGCAGGCTCCATTTAAAACATTTTAAAATAGTTCTAAGAAAATTTATTTCGGCAATCATAAATTGGAGCTTAAGTGGAAAACTGTGAATCTTTTTGAATCCGCTTAGGCCTACTTTTTACATCATTGTTTTCGTTTTCGATTGTTATGCGACTATTTGTACATATATGAATATTCTTTAGTTTAATGCTTGTTTGTGTGCTAAAAAGAACTACGATTCAGCTTCGAGCTCGATGAACCCAAGTGCTCAGAACCGTTCTTAAACTGTTAGAAAGAAATTGCAAAAGGGAGCCTATCGGCAGTGGTCCAGCGAAAACTGAAATGGGTTTTTTGAATGTTCTTGGCAATGTGACATAATGTGGGTGTGAATCGACCAAGCCCCCACCCGAGTTAGGGTGGAGGGGAGTGGCTCGTGGGCAGGTCCGCTTTTCCCTATACCCTAATTTCTCAAAACAAACAACGATCTTTCCAAAATTTACTTTTTTATTCCAAAAGTTTTCATGTTTTGACTATCTTACTATTCCCATTATGATAGATCTTAAAAATTCATACCAAATATGAATCCATTTTTTGGCTGGAGACTGTTCGATGAATGGGATGATATTTGTGTTAGAATGCAATTCAATTTTCAAGAAGGTGACGCTACATGTACTTTAATTTAATCAATCTTATCCCCTATAACAAGTGCATGCTTATCTTTACGCTTTCAATCTCTATAATCACCTCTTGTTTTTTTCCGGTTTATGCTGTGGATACTGAAACTTGGAATAAAGCCGATTCACTCTTAAAGAAGAAGGACTATCAAACTGCCTATCGTTTGAGTGAAACCATCATCCAAAATTCACCTAATGATACTTTTGGATGGTGGCTCAAAATGCAATCGGCATCACAGCTGGCGCAGAACAAAGGGAAATGGCCAATGGAATGTGTAAATGCAGCTCGACATTTAGTGACGCTTGAACGAACAAAAGAAGCAAGTCATATAACTTCTGCAATCTGGTGTTTAAGTCACGAAAATAACTATAAAGAAATTGTGTCTCTATCCGACAAGGTAATACCTGCAGCACGGGCACCCATAGGCGATGGGAATTATGCGTTGTTAGTCAATTTACTTTCCACTTCTTATTTAAAGTTGGGCGATTTAAAAACTGCACGAAAAATTCTAAAACAAGGTGTAGCAGATTTAATTGAGCAACCCTCCGTTTCTCAGACTGGTTATAATATGGCAGAATTATTCCAGGACGAATCCATGACTCGATCTGAACGAGAAGAATGGCAAGAATTATTTACTAATATCATGTCCAAAAGTAATGAAAAGAACCAGTTGATCTCGAGTATCGCCTGGAATACTCTTCTTCTAACAGATATGTATGTTCAAGAAAATAAATACAATGATGCCTATCAGGCAATTTCTTTGTTATATCCTGACCATGATAAAAAAATACTTGCTCATTGGAATTTTTTGCGAGATCAGTTATACATTCGTTACTTGGGACTTAAGAAAAAAACAAACCGAATCAAAAAGGAACCAAAAAAACTTTTAAATATGGTATTTTTAGTAATTCCTAGAACTAGATTTGCAAAAGAATTACCTCCAAGTTTATCCAAATACGGATCTCTTAATGCAGATCTAGATGAAAAAGATTTAAAAACTTTGCTTACCAGTTTCGAATACTTTCGTGACTCTTTCGAAGATCTAACAGACGGGATTCGTTGGGAAATGAAACTCATCCGAACAGAATCGGAAATTCAAACTACCAATTTCACAGACCAAAAGTTTCGTTATGTGATGCAACCCGAGATTAACTCAATTGTTCCAAACCTTTCGGAAGATATCACAAAGCAGATCATTGCTTCCGATGCCGTGGTCGTTGTCTGGCCTGGGACCAAACAACCCAATGGCGTTCTGATTACGAATGGAGGTGGGACCGAATGGAATTATGGAACAGATAGAGATCCACAAATCCGACTCACGATCCTATCTGATTCCAATAAAAACAAAAATGGTGGAAATCATGCGAATCATCCCATCTTCCTATACCATGAGATGTTTCATGTATTAGAATGGGCATATCATAAGTTGAAATTTCCGAAAAACGACCACCCTTATATGAGAAGGAATGAATGGCCTAAAGATTACGAAGGTTCTACTGAATGGGATTTTTACTCAGAAACATTCAATAAACGTATGATGAAAGATGATAGGTTCGAACGTTTATATTGGAAGGGAAGAACAGAAGGTTTTTACGGGATTCAAGAAAAAGAAAAGTTCAAGTGACGATTCGAATGGATTTGATCGATTTAGTTTTAGAGAAGGTGGTGGTTTGATGTTTTTTAGGATGAAGTTTAGTGTATTATTTATACTTTTTGTTTTCGGTCTTTTTTGTCAGGTAACTTCGCATAAAGTAACACCCTATGTTCCTAATCATACGAGTGAAATTATTTCCTTATCCCCGAAACCAAAAGATTGGGTCGAATTCCAAGCCATCAAAGTGGCGGATTGGGAAGCTTCCCTGGCTGGACTTTTAGATTTGGATGATCCCAAAGCCAAAGCTGCCGGTTTAAAGGATCGGTTAGAACCTATTTCAATTTATTTTTACCTCGTCAAACACCCAAAATACGGAAGTTTTCTAATTGATTCTGGAATGGGAGAAAATTTCCCTAAGGGTAAGGAAGGAAGTCGCGTCAGCTCTATCGTGGAATCGCAGATGCATTTTGATAAATTAAAAGTTTATGAAACGACCAAAGCCTATTTGTTCAAAAACAAAATAGATTTAAAGGGAGTTTTTTTCACTCATTTACATTTGGATCATACACTTGGTGCTTATGAAATTGATCGATCTATTCCTTTTTATGTGGGGCCAGACGAGGTAACTAGCAAATATTTCATTAATCTATTTGTGCAAGGTTCCACCAATCGTTTATTAGGAGAAAATCCAAATTTAATCCAATTTGATTTTGGGAAAAATTCAAATGAAATTGCAATGTTTGATTTTTTTGGAGACCAGAGTTTTTACGTAATTTTTGTACCAGGACATACTCCAGGAAGTTTAGCCTTTTACATTCCGTCAAAAGAGGGTGGTCATTTGGTACTTGGAGATTCCTGTCACACCAGATGGGGATGGAATGAAGGGGTCACTCCTGGTTTTTTTACAACGGATCGCAAACTCAATCGGAAAAGTTTGGATTTTTTAAAAGGATTTGCAGCAACTCATAAACTTAAGTTTGTATATCCGGGCCACCAAGAAAGAATTTCTAGTTCAGAAAAGTAATATGAGACTTACGTGATGCTTTGGTTTCTCATTGGAGTGTATCTCTTGAGAAACCTTGGCGCATTGTGTTTTCCGTATAGGTTTTTCCTTCCACAAAAAGATGTAAATAGTCTGGGCCACCAGCTTTGGCTCCAGTTCCTGATAGTTTTCCGCCACCAAACGGTTGTCTATTGACAACGGCACCTGTGATCCCTCTGTTGATGTACAAATTTCCGACTTCTATTTCTAATTTCGCCTGCAACACATGTTTTGGATTTCGAGAGATGACACCACAAGTAAGTGCAAAGTCTGAGTCATTTGTATACTCGATTCCTTCCGCAAAACTAGAAATTTTTCTCATAGAAAGTAAAGGTCCAAAGATTTCAGAAGTCCACATAGAAGAATGAATGGGTGGTTCATATAGACTTGGTGGAATATAAAATCCTGTATTGGGAACCAAAGTAGTTCTTCCGATTAAAAAACTCTCATTTTCCTTTTGCAATTTCAAAAGCCGTAAATAACTTTCCTCATGGATCACAGGACCAATTCGATTTTCAAAATCTAAAGGGTTACCAATCAGTAAACCGTCCATGGCGGCAATTAATCTTTCTTTCAATTTACCATAACAATCGTTATGTACGAAAAGACGGGAGAGTGCACTGCATTTTTGGCCTTGGAACCCAAAGGCAGAGGAAAGGATGGATTGGATAGCAACGTCCAGGTCAGCATCTGCATCAACAATCATCGCATTTTTCCCACCTAACTCACAGATCACTTTTTTTATCATTCTTTGGCCGGGAGGAACCAGGGATGTTTTCCTAAGTATGGAAAGGCCCACATCTCTGGAACCTGTAAAATTGATTACGGAAACCTCTGGGTGAGTCACAATGCTCTCTCCAATTTCGGAACCAAGGCCGGGTAAAAAATGAAAAACCTCTCTCGGCACACCCGCTTCCCAAAAACATTTTGTTATCTCGTAAGCGGTGGCAGAAGTTTCTTCTGCTGGTTTGGCAAGGACAATGTTGCCTGTTACAAGAGGGCCTGCACACATTCCGGTGAATATGGCCATAGGAAAATTCCAAGGGGAGATACTTCCTATAATTCCCTTTGGCTCGTAGTAGTATAAATTGTCTTCACCTAACAAATTGATACTTTTTGGGATAAGTTGATCGTTTGCAATCATTGCATAGTAACGGCAAAAGTCGACGGCTTCTGCAAATTCAATTTCTGCTTCCGTGATATGTTTGCCTGTTTCCCAAATACAAACAGAAATAATAAAATCTTTTTTTTTCACTAATCTTTCTGCGACTTTGATAAGTAGATTGGAACGATCTTTTTGGGGGAGATGTTTCCACTGGTTCTTATGTTTCTGGGAAATCTTGATCGCTTCCTCTAAGTCATTGGCTGTTGTAAGGGACACCTTCGAGACCACAAGTTCAGGTGACCATGGACTTTTATGGATCAATCGATTTGCCGAAAATTTCTCTGAATTACCGGAGGAAATTGGAATTTCGAAAGGTAGCAAATTTTTAATAGAGTTTAGTACAGAATGAACGGTAGTCCTTTCTGTAATCATTGAAAAATCACGAATGGTCTCATTTTTAAACTCCATTGACAGTTTCCTTTTTGGGACTTGTGATCAAGGAATCTAAGTTTTTTCCAAGACTCATTTGATACAAAAAACCTTGGTTTGAGGTATTCTCTAATAATCTTCGAATTAAGTATGCCATTCCCGGTAGTAAGGATCCAATCGGAGAGTATTCTCTGATAATGATTCCCATAGATTCTAATCCAACCTTGTATTTCCCGGCCATTCCATACAACATCTGAATTTCAAAATCAACAATAGATTGATGATTTGTATGATATAAGATAAACGCAAGCGAACGAAGATTATGTGTCCCGAAAGCAGGCCGAAGATAAGGACTAGATTCTAAAAGATATATAACATTCTCTTCGAATTTAATATCAGTTTCTCTTTTGGTATCAAAAACAGGGGAAACCCAACCACGTTCTTCTGCTTTGATTCGCTCATATTCTAAGTAAGCTCCCTTCACAAGTCGAATGGTGATCGGCCCTCCCCGATCTTTTGCATACTCTCTCCAAACCGCTAATTCTTCTTTGGAAGATTTTAAATAGGATTGTACAACGATACCGAAATGAGGATATGATTTGAATTCCACTTCTAAAAACAGATCCATCGCAGCTCGTGTAATGATAGATTTGAGATCGTATTGTTCCATATCTAAATTGATTCCGATTCCTTTCTTCATTGCCAAATTTAAGATAGGGCGAAGTGCTTCTTTTAAGTAGTGCACACTCATCTCTTCTGCTTCTGGGTAGAGTCTTGTTTCGATCCCTGAACATTTGATTGAAATATTGGTTCGTAACTTTGAATCTATTTGGGGGGCTACATCAGGTAAAATTTCTAAGAGTTCAGAATATTTGCTAAGGTATTCTTTTGCTTCTTTAGGAGATAATGCTATTTCGCCTAATACGTCGTATGTGCGAGGCCTTGTAGTCGTTCTCATTTGGTTTATGTTTTTTGGTGAATCAGTCAGAATAAAAAATTTTGCAAAAACTTTTACAATTTTTGCGATCACAAAAGAAAGTGGGACGTTAAGGAATAAAAAATTGATAAAGAAGTGAATGAAAATTTTTAAAAAAGCCGGAATCTCTGTGTCTTCATCAAAAATATAAATTTTAAAGTAGGAGTAAATTTTTTTTGTTTCGAGTGAAGGGAGGACATCGATGAATTTAAAAATTTGTAATTTTAACTTGGGATAACGAAACCCAAAATGAATTGTTTTTGAAGTAATGAAGAATACCAATCTTTGAAACAGAGACCCAGCATTTGCATCAATTTTTTTTGCAATACCAAGAATTTTCTCATCATCATATTGCATTCGTTTTGTAAACATAATGTAACAACCAAATTGGATCCTAAAAATCTATATTCTTTTAAAAAATGAGAATATAAGATATGAAAGGAGTTGTAAACAATAACTTAGATGTTTTTATTTCCCAATGGGAAATTTAACGGATTTACTAATCGAAAAAGAATCTAAATATGGGGCCTTTAATTATTCTCCCTTACCTGTTGTATTAGTAAAAGGGGAAGGCATTTATCTTTGGGATATCGAAGGAAAAAAGTATTTTGATTTCCTTTCTGCTTACAGTGCAGTGAATCAAGGCCATTGCCATCCAAAAATTGTTGAAGTTTTCCAAAAACAATCTGCCATACTCACACTTACGTCTCGAGCATTTCATAACGACAAACTTCCGTTATTTACTGAATTTATGTGTTCCACGTTTGGATATGATCGAGTGTTGCCTATGAATACTGGAGTGGAAGCAGGGGAAACAGCCGTTAAACTTGCTAGAAAGTGGGGATACCAAAAGAAAAAAATTCCACACAACCAAGCAAAAATTATATTCTGTGAAGGAAATTTTTGGGGTAGAACCATTGCTGCCATTTCTTCCTCCACAGATGCGAAAAGTAAAAATGATTTTGGACCTTTTCTTTCTGGATACGAAATCATTCCCTACAATGACTTGGAAGCCTTGGAAAAGGCACTCTCAGATTCGAATGTGGCCGCCTTTATGGTGGAAGCCATACAAGGGGAAGCAGGTGTCATCGTTCCTAATGAAAATTATTTGAGGGAAGCGAAAAGAATATGCGAAATTCATAATGTATTGTTGATAGTTGATGAAATACAGACGGGTTTAGGTAGAACTGGAAAACTTCTTTGTTCTGATCACTCCGATATTAAACCTGACTTGTTACTACTGGGCAAAGCCCTCTCGGGTGGAATGATGCCCATCTCCTGTGTGTTAGGTTCTGAGGAAATTCTCTTACTTTTGAAACCAGGCGAACATGGTTCTACTTTTGGCGGTAATCCTCTGGCTTGTGAAGTGGCCATGACTGCTGTGAAAACAATTTTAGAAGAGAGAATGTCAGAGAATTCTGAAGTTATGGGGACTCTATTTCGGGAGACTATTAGATCTTGGAACCACTCAATCGTGCATTCGATTCGGGGAAAAGGCCTCTTAAATGCAGTCCAATTTTTAGATACAGTGGACGCAAAAAAACTATGCCTTGAGTTAATGAAACGCGGAGTTTTAGCTAAAGAAACTCATAAAAATACAGTTCGATTCGCACCACCCCTGGTGATTCGGGAAGCCGAGATGAAAGAAGCTTTGGATATCATAAAAACTGCGATTGATTTGTTTTTATGAATGAGTAAATCATTAAAAATTTAACGTATTGTAATTGTTAGTCTGAAATTTGAGAATTTCTGAAATCTTTATCACTTCCCATCATAAGCTTTTCGGAAAAAAAATGAAAAGGATGATATGAGTTTTG
The sequence above is drawn from the Leptospira sp. WS4.C2 genome and encodes:
- a CDS encoding FAD-binding protein, producing the protein MEPALQFKQILPVTYLLLNYKGRINRSTYWIASLFMWSNFYIFFQSLNYFFGLTGTWIVYPLMLWGVCAVSAKRFHDIGKSGKNLFFLFVPLLGPTYIFYLLALKKGNPTENQYGSAPGQDIDYYKNDDGSKIPHLKSGEVIINDVTRLNPIIVSSVFRPKTIYELVEFVKSTSGPISVGGGRFSMGGQTASPGTTHIDMRRLNQIIDYNHSEKWIEVEAGIRWCDIQHYIDKDNLSVKIMQTYANFTIGGALSVNCHGRYMGLGPVVLSVRSIKLLLADGQLITASRNENYDLFCAAIGGYNSIGIIVSANLELDDNIKVKQISKKMKKENYFHFFKYSVREDKKVIFHNADIYPPKYKNIRAVNWEFTLDKPTVKSRFMPLRESYPFHRYFFWDFTESPWGKWRREYVIDPLLFFFKKVHWRNYEAGYDVLELEPAAREKSTYVLQEYFIPYEKFDLYSDQMKDILTRHKVNMVNISVRHAKADTETYLSWARSETFAFVLYYKQRVNESDKLSVAVWTRELMKAAINCGGTYYLPYQTHASKDIFEKAFPNYQKLFDLKKKIDPSFKFRNVIWDNYFAEKRKTVLPKTNFSIVLSDILWSDKVYSFLQEIFHLYPEDKFFKLIYDLTMESATDEEIYKKIIANLSSVKPLLGDLTYSLPALFKQKRELTSQILTLLGQPQKIDGYLEIGSTGRYISELKKSVKVSGPIALINSLPPTNSPPDIMERGGLAKIGKFYPLSNYEPISRDIPENSFEVVTCLIGLHHITPDRLIPFIDSIHRVLKYNGKFILRDHDVKDPEMFRFVSLIHTIFNAGLKETWEFETAEFKKFRSIAEWVEILSKQGFVSDDARLTQKNDPSDNVLMVFSKVTK
- a CDS encoding MBL fold metallo-hydrolase, which translates into the protein MFFRMKFSVLFILFVFGLFCQVTSHKVTPYVPNHTSEIISLSPKPKDWVEFQAIKVADWEASLAGLLDLDDPKAKAAGLKDRLEPISIYFYLVKHPKYGSFLIDSGMGENFPKGKEGSRVSSIVESQMHFDKLKVYETTKAYLFKNKIDLKGVFFTHLHLDHTLGAYEIDRSIPFYVGPDEVTSKYFINLFVQGSTNRLLGENPNLIQFDFGKNSNEIAMFDFFGDQSFYVIFVPGHTPGSLAFYIPSKEGGHLVLGDSCHTRWGWNEGVTPGFFTTDRKLNRKSLDFLKGFAATHKLKFVYPGHQERISSSEK
- a CDS encoding aldehyde dehydrogenase family protein, coding for MEFKNETIRDFSMITERTTVHSVLNSIKNLLPFEIPISSGNSEKFSANRLIHKSPWSPELVVSKVSLTTANDLEEAIKISQKHKNQWKHLPQKDRSNLLIKVAERLVKKKDFIISVCIWETGKHITEAEIEFAEAVDFCRYYAMIANDQLIPKSINLLGEDNLYYYEPKGIIGSISPWNFPMAIFTGMCAGPLVTGNIVLAKPAEETSATAYEITKCFWEAGVPREVFHFLPGLGSEIGESIVTHPEVSVINFTGSRDVGLSILRKTSLVPPGQRMIKKVICELGGKNAMIVDADADLDVAIQSILSSAFGFQGQKCSALSRLFVHNDCYGKLKERLIAAMDGLLIGNPLDFENRIGPVIHEESYLRLLKLQKENESFLIGRTTLVPNTGFYIPPSLYEPPIHSSMWTSEIFGPLLSMRKISSFAEGIEYTNDSDFALTCGVISRNPKHVLQAKLEIEVGNLYINRGITGAVVNRQPFGGGKLSGTGAKAGGPDYLHLFVEGKTYTENTMRQGFSRDTLQ
- a CDS encoding proline dehydrogenase family protein, with the protein product MFTKRMQYDDEKILGIAKKIDANAGSLFQRLVFFITSKTIHFGFRYPKLKLQIFKFIDVLPSLETKKIYSYFKIYIFDEDTEIPAFLKIFIHFFINFLFLNVPLSFVIAKIVKVFAKFFILTDSPKNINQMRTTTRPRTYDVLGEIALSPKEAKEYLSKYSELLEILPDVAPQIDSKLRTNISIKCSGIETRLYPEAEEMSVHYLKEALRPILNLAMKKGIGINLDMEQYDLKSIITRAAMDLFLEVEFKSYPHFGIVVQSYLKSSKEELAVWREYAKDRGGPITIRLVKGAYLEYERIKAEERGWVSPVFDTKRETDIKFEENVIYLLESSPYLRPAFGTHNLRSLAFILYHTNHQSIVDFEIQMLYGMAGKYKVGLESMGIIIREYSPIGSLLPGMAYLIRRLLENTSNQGFLYQMSLGKNLDSLITSPKKETVNGV
- the rocD gene encoding ornithine--oxo-acid transaminase, which codes for MGNLTDLLIEKESKYGAFNYSPLPVVLVKGEGIYLWDIEGKKYFDFLSAYSAVNQGHCHPKIVEVFQKQSAILTLTSRAFHNDKLPLFTEFMCSTFGYDRVLPMNTGVEAGETAVKLARKWGYQKKKIPHNQAKIIFCEGNFWGRTIAAISSSTDAKSKNDFGPFLSGYEIIPYNDLEALEKALSDSNVAAFMVEAIQGEAGVIVPNENYLREAKRICEIHNVLLIVDEIQTGLGRTGKLLCSDHSDIKPDLLLLGKALSGGMMPISCVLGSEEILLLLKPGEHGSTFGGNPLACEVAMTAVKTILEERMSENSEVMGTLFRETIRSWNHSIVHSIRGKGLLNAVQFLDTVDAKKLCLELMKRGVLAKETHKNTVRFAPPLVIREAEMKEALDIIKTAIDLFL